The following coding sequences are from one Aethina tumida isolate Nest 87 chromosome 2, icAetTumi1.1, whole genome shotgun sequence window:
- the LOC109601895 gene encoding zinc finger protein on ecdysone puffs isoform X2 codes for MTRGGRGGGFSPRGNSYRGSSRGSPWGGRGGGGYSPRSNSGGGRFSNSSMPSPYDNRSKFGEDRFGSGGSRGHGDNYRRNYRDSSYGRDRSPDRKRLRVEAPSSRHDSYGSGGGGGGGGGGGGGYGGGGRYTDYSERRSFSGDRHSSGSMSRTRDEFRRPSGPPPPPRGGYRGRLNTRGSASARSLKPRGGERGPGGPPPRRRLLDSSYAVRKRVVPRASDFARRLKISKLRSAIARRSKKKDKDTSINEDDEKESTKDAKKEDVEVKEEPKTDDDKPSVKKEKDTVDKDDESAEEDEKSPPTKRSYIKLCCPHCNIKAFTFRKYDMHLASRVHVLTMRKIAMKQKSILAQMRQAQRNTQNELEKSSDDLQPRTNFCPLCKLNYKQRKSVHQSSEAHKNMKKFLMPYCKVCNITFKSPMIYESHCCSIEHIKRKQRTENSNSEASDVEDLENFTTIDSVGDVDEADSKQEEATKEVVNVGLEQIRKVEAHYCELCKMYLPRADDSEMTMILQRHCKMKVHMSRYVRFKDLERRAEKLQKKETAEKEAKKKEDAEAKEAKDDKSDDIGSTSKEEEEATEDKIWEDVDKDLGDIIAEAESGAKSSDEDEDDSHMNGERYDRFKLSEKNGEENLENEKKEDVATEKVAEIKEEKK; via the exons ATGACGCGGGGCGGACGCGGCGGCGGCTTCTCGCCGCGCGGGAACTCGTACAGGGGATCGTCGCGCGGCTCGCCGTGGGGCGGacgcggcggcggcggctACTCGCCGCGCTCCAACAGCGGGGGCGGCAGGTTCAGCAACTCGTCCATGCCCTCGCCGTACGACAACAGGAGCAAGTTCGGAGAGGACAGGTTCGGGAGCGGCGGCTCCAGGGGACACGGCGACAACTACAGGAGGAACTATAGG gaCAGCAGTTACGGAAGAGACAGATCGCCAGACCGCAAACGCTTGCGTGTAGAG GCCCCTAGTTCACGTCACGATAGTTATGGAAGCGGTGGTGGCggtggaggaggaggaggTGGTGGCGGCGGCTACGGCGGTGGCGGCCGTTACACGGATTATTCGGAGCGCAGGAGCTTCTCGGGCGACCGCCACTCCTCCGGATCGATGTCGCGGACAAGGGACGAGTTCCGCCGGCCGTCTGGTCCGCCCCCGCCGCCCAGAGGCGGCTACAGGGGGCGGCTGAACACGCGCGGTAGCGCGTCCGCCCGCTCGCTCAAGCCGCGAGGCGGCGAGAGGGGACCGGGCGGACCGCCGCCCCGTCGCCGTCTCCTAGACAGTTCGTACGCGGTGCGCAAGCGGGTCGTGCCGCGAGCGTCAGACTTCGCCAGGAGGCTAAAGATATCCAAGCTGAGGAG TGCAATCGCACGCCGTTCCAAAAAGAAGGACAAGGACACCTCGATCAACGAGGACGATGAAAAGGAGTCGACCAAAGACGCGAAGAAAGAGGACGTAGAAGTCAAGGAGGAGCCTAAAACCGACGACGACAAGCCGAGCGTCAAAAAGGAGAAAGACACCGTCGACAAAGACGACGAGAGCGCCGAGGAGGACGAGAAGAGTCCGCCGACGAAGCGCAGCTACATCAAGTTATGCTGCCCGCACTGCAACATAAAGGCGTTCACGTTCAGGAAGTACGACATGCACTTGGCTTCGCGCGTCCACGTGCTCACCATGCGCAAGATCGCGATGAAACAGAAGTCGATCCTGGCGCAGATGCGACAGGCCCAGAGGAACACGCAGAACGAACTGGAGAAGAGCAGCGACGACCTGCAGCCGCGCACCAACTTCTGCCCGTTGTGCAAGCTGAATTACAAGCAGCGCAAGTCGGTGCACCAAAGTTCGGAGGCGCATAAGAACATGAAGAAGTTCTTGATGCCGTACTGTAAGGTGTGCAATATCACGTTCAAGAGTCCGATGATCTATGAGAGCCACTGCTGCTCCATCGAGCACATCAAG AGGAAGCAAAGGACTGAGAACAGCAACAGCGAAGCCTCAGACGTGGAGGATTTGGAGAACTTCACCACCATTGATTCGGTGGGTGACGTGGACGAGGCGGACTCCAAACAAGAGGAGGCTACCAAGGAGGTGGTGAACGTTGGTCTGGAACAGATCCGCAAGGTGGAGGCTCATTACTGTGAGCTGTGCAAGATGTACTTGCCACGCGCCGACGATTCGGAGATGACGATGATTTTGCAAAGGCACTGCAAGATGAAGGTGCACATGTCCAGGTATGTTAGGTTCAAGGATCTGGAGAGACGCGCCGAGAAACTGCAGAAGAAGGAGACGGCCGAGAAAGAGGCCAAGAAGAAAGAGGATGCGGAGGCCAAGGAGGCCAAAGATGACAAGTCCGATGATATTGGCAGTACGTCCAAGGAAGAGGAGGAGGCGACTGAAGATAAGATTTGGGAGGATGTCGATAAAGATTTGGGCGATATTATTGCTGAAGCCGAAAGCGGCGCCAAAAGTTCCGATGAAGATGAAGATGATTCTCACATGAATGGGGAACGATATGatag ATTTAAGTTGAGTGAGAAGAATGGAGAGGAAAACTTGGAGAATGAAAAGAAGGAGGATGTTGCAACAGAAAAGGTTGCCGAAATTAAGGaagagaagaaataa
- the LOC109601895 gene encoding zinc finger protein on ecdysone puffs isoform X1, whose amino-acid sequence MSYYNPSFSQTVGMTRGGRGGGFSPRGNSYRGSSRGSPWGGRGGGGYSPRSNSGGGRFSNSSMPSPYDNRSKFGEDRFGSGGSRGHGDNYRRNYRDSSYGRDRSPDRKRLRVEAPSSRHDSYGSGGGGGGGGGGGGGYGGGGRYTDYSERRSFSGDRHSSGSMSRTRDEFRRPSGPPPPPRGGYRGRLNTRGSASARSLKPRGGERGPGGPPPRRRLLDSSYAVRKRVVPRASDFARRLKISKLRSAIARRSKKKDKDTSINEDDEKESTKDAKKEDVEVKEEPKTDDDKPSVKKEKDTVDKDDESAEEDEKSPPTKRSYIKLCCPHCNIKAFTFRKYDMHLASRVHVLTMRKIAMKQKSILAQMRQAQRNTQNELEKSSDDLQPRTNFCPLCKLNYKQRKSVHQSSEAHKNMKKFLMPYCKVCNITFKSPMIYESHCCSIEHIKRKQRTENSNSEASDVEDLENFTTIDSVGDVDEADSKQEEATKEVVNVGLEQIRKVEAHYCELCKMYLPRADDSEMTMILQRHCKMKVHMSRYVRFKDLERRAEKLQKKETAEKEAKKKEDAEAKEAKDDKSDDIGSTSKEEEEATEDKIWEDVDKDLGDIIAEAESGAKSSDEDEDDSHMNGERYDRFKLSEKNGEENLENEKKEDVATEKVAEIKEEKK is encoded by the exons ATGAGTTACTACAATCCTAG TTTCAGCCAGACGGTCGGTATGACGCGGGGCGGACGCGGCGGCGGCTTCTCGCCGCGCGGGAACTCGTACAGGGGATCGTCGCGCGGCTCGCCGTGGGGCGGacgcggcggcggcggctACTCGCCGCGCTCCAACAGCGGGGGCGGCAGGTTCAGCAACTCGTCCATGCCCTCGCCGTACGACAACAGGAGCAAGTTCGGAGAGGACAGGTTCGGGAGCGGCGGCTCCAGGGGACACGGCGACAACTACAGGAGGAACTATAGG gaCAGCAGTTACGGAAGAGACAGATCGCCAGACCGCAAACGCTTGCGTGTAGAG GCCCCTAGTTCACGTCACGATAGTTATGGAAGCGGTGGTGGCggtggaggaggaggaggTGGTGGCGGCGGCTACGGCGGTGGCGGCCGTTACACGGATTATTCGGAGCGCAGGAGCTTCTCGGGCGACCGCCACTCCTCCGGATCGATGTCGCGGACAAGGGACGAGTTCCGCCGGCCGTCTGGTCCGCCCCCGCCGCCCAGAGGCGGCTACAGGGGGCGGCTGAACACGCGCGGTAGCGCGTCCGCCCGCTCGCTCAAGCCGCGAGGCGGCGAGAGGGGACCGGGCGGACCGCCGCCCCGTCGCCGTCTCCTAGACAGTTCGTACGCGGTGCGCAAGCGGGTCGTGCCGCGAGCGTCAGACTTCGCCAGGAGGCTAAAGATATCCAAGCTGAGGAG TGCAATCGCACGCCGTTCCAAAAAGAAGGACAAGGACACCTCGATCAACGAGGACGATGAAAAGGAGTCGACCAAAGACGCGAAGAAAGAGGACGTAGAAGTCAAGGAGGAGCCTAAAACCGACGACGACAAGCCGAGCGTCAAAAAGGAGAAAGACACCGTCGACAAAGACGACGAGAGCGCCGAGGAGGACGAGAAGAGTCCGCCGACGAAGCGCAGCTACATCAAGTTATGCTGCCCGCACTGCAACATAAAGGCGTTCACGTTCAGGAAGTACGACATGCACTTGGCTTCGCGCGTCCACGTGCTCACCATGCGCAAGATCGCGATGAAACAGAAGTCGATCCTGGCGCAGATGCGACAGGCCCAGAGGAACACGCAGAACGAACTGGAGAAGAGCAGCGACGACCTGCAGCCGCGCACCAACTTCTGCCCGTTGTGCAAGCTGAATTACAAGCAGCGCAAGTCGGTGCACCAAAGTTCGGAGGCGCATAAGAACATGAAGAAGTTCTTGATGCCGTACTGTAAGGTGTGCAATATCACGTTCAAGAGTCCGATGATCTATGAGAGCCACTGCTGCTCCATCGAGCACATCAAG AGGAAGCAAAGGACTGAGAACAGCAACAGCGAAGCCTCAGACGTGGAGGATTTGGAGAACTTCACCACCATTGATTCGGTGGGTGACGTGGACGAGGCGGACTCCAAACAAGAGGAGGCTACCAAGGAGGTGGTGAACGTTGGTCTGGAACAGATCCGCAAGGTGGAGGCTCATTACTGTGAGCTGTGCAAGATGTACTTGCCACGCGCCGACGATTCGGAGATGACGATGATTTTGCAAAGGCACTGCAAGATGAAGGTGCACATGTCCAGGTATGTTAGGTTCAAGGATCTGGAGAGACGCGCCGAGAAACTGCAGAAGAAGGAGACGGCCGAGAAAGAGGCCAAGAAGAAAGAGGATGCGGAGGCCAAGGAGGCCAAAGATGACAAGTCCGATGATATTGGCAGTACGTCCAAGGAAGAGGAGGAGGCGACTGAAGATAAGATTTGGGAGGATGTCGATAAAGATTTGGGCGATATTATTGCTGAAGCCGAAAGCGGCGCCAAAAGTTCCGATGAAGATGAAGATGATTCTCACATGAATGGGGAACGATATGatag ATTTAAGTTGAGTGAGAAGAATGGAGAGGAAAACTTGGAGAATGAAAAGAAGGAGGATGTTGCAACAGAAAAGGTTGCCGAAATTAAGGaagagaagaaataa
- the LOC109601888 gene encoding uncharacterized protein LOC109601888 — MMVWKKGIILVLQLYLLRSCGAILTDITNKREFGCSWQGGSTMGHLTCSCRSDKEWIIDSNIPPYDTASIDFKNCRRITFKPNSISFLTNLRNLRLENITELVLEDYSLAWKGYKKDLYTELDPSISSLKIEVVDSGITTIGSHAFSGIVGEIVLDGATVSDTSSFAFSSLTQTLLVQIKNTVFHNVQLQTFKKFTTERFELINVTANVLPSRMMSDVYVTDTFLIKDCKFDTVRSSAFVIKSPRSLQILNSDIRQLSAEGLVVTEAQNVLIKDNRIEYVNDGAFYGIRPGKNLLLKLEGNTFTHITRDSLQLPEGTVYLDRLQLNKSCDCYEIDHNLDKQYYASIHCLQDGQYMTVQEFKTGYCSVLSSNTNLIVILSVVGVLAILAVTVLVFFLRRHFRSDKYGSHKQSKKGQLSLIVPDGRTYRETELHVIVEKTDLLTTDL, encoded by the exons ATGATGGTGTGGAAGAAGGGGATCATCCTGGTGCTGCAGCTTTACTTACTGAGGAGTTGCGGGGCCATTTTAACAGACATAACGAATAAGAGGGAGTTCGGCTGTAGTTGGCAGGGGGGATCGACCATGGGTCATCTGACTTGTAGTTGTAGAAGTGACAAG gaATGGATAATCGACTCCAACATCCCGCCTTACGATACAGCCTCAATAGACTTCAAGAACTGTAGACGCATCACCTTCAAACCCAACTCCATTTCATTCTTGACGAATTTACGCAATCTGCGACTGGAGAACATCACCGAGCTGGTGCTGGAGGACTACAGCCTGGCCTGGAAGGGCTACAAGAAAGACCTGTACACCGAACTGGACCCGAGCATCTCTTCGTTGAAGATCGAGGTGGTGGATAGTGGCATAACTACAATAGGAAGCCACGCCTTCAGTGGCATTGTGGGCGAAATTGTGCTGGATGGCGCCACCGTCAGCGACACATCCTCCTTCGCCTTCTCCAGCCTGACGCAAACACTCCTGGTGCAAATCAAGAACACCGTCTTCCATAACGTGCAGCTACAGACGTTCAAGAAGTTCACCACCGAACGTTTCGAACTTATTAATGTGACGGCCAACGTGCTTCCCAGTCGCATGATGTCGGACGTGTACGTGACCGACACGTTTCTGATCAAAGACTGCAAATTCGACACCGTACGCTCCTCCGCCTTCGTAATAAAAAGCCCCAGGAGCCTACAAATACTTAACTCAGACATCCGCCAGCTGAGCGCCGAAGGTTTAGTCGTTACGGAGGCACAAAACGTCTTGATCAAAGATAACCGTATAGAGTACGTCAACGATGGCGCCTTTTACGGCATTAGGCCGGGCAAAAACTTGTTGTTGAAGCTCGAGGGCAACACCTTCACGCACATCACCAGAGACTCCTTGCAGCTGCCCGAAGGCACCGTCTATTTAGACCGGTTACAACTGAACAAGTCCTGCGACTGCTACGAAATCGACCACAACTTAGACAAACAGTATTACGCCTCCATACATTGCTTGCAGGACGGGCAATACATGACGGTGCAGGAGTTCAAGACTGGCTATTGCTCAGTTTTGTCCAGCAACACGAATCTGATCGTGATATTGAGCGTGGTTGGCGTGTTGGCCATTTTAGCGGTGACTGTTTTGGTGTTTTTCCTCAGAAGACACTTCCGAAGTGACAAGTACGGTAGCCATAAGCAATCCAAAAAGGGACAGTTGAGTTTAATTGTGCCGGACGGCCGGACTTACAGGGAAACTGAGCTTCATGTCATCGTGGAGAAAACGGACCTCTTAACAACTGATTTGTAA